In Montipora foliosa isolate CH-2021 chromosome 13, ASM3666993v2, whole genome shotgun sequence, one DNA window encodes the following:
- the LOC137981860 gene encoding uncharacterized protein, which produces MNKAYTCASSRAVHLDVVPRLTTEAFVRSFKRFIARRGVPNLVVSDNGSTFKSEELKKLLADHRIEWKLNVALAPWWGGFFERLVRSTKRCLKKTLGTARVSYEELLSVVVEIEGILNSRPLTYVDNKLRSPLTPSQLVIGRRLLSKEEKTPSEAPQTRSELSRRAKYLTTVLSQFWRRWQKEYLTELRVHHNCQLKNRQPTVIVGDVAFTRTGRRDYFGIWEWSKPSLQDEMDFTEQQW; this is translated from the coding sequence ATGAACAAGGCATACACATGTGCCTCCAGTCGAGCAGTTCATCTCGACGTCGTCCCGAGGTTGACAACCGAAGCTTTCGTGAGAAGTTTTAAAAGGTTCATTGCCAGACGAGGTGTTCCAAATCTTGTAGTGTCAGATAATGGATCCACTTTCAAGAGTGAAGAACTGAAGAAGTTGCTAGCAGACCACCGCATAGAATGGAAACTTAATGTCGCGTTAGCTCCTTGGTGGGGAGGATTTTTTGAACGTCTCGTTAGATCAACTAAACGCTGTCTCAAGAAAACCTTAGGAACCGCGAGAGTCAGCTATGAAGAATTGCTCTCTGTTGTTGTGGAAATAGAGGGAATACTGAATTCACGACCTCTCACGTACGTGGATAATAAACTACGAAGTCCGTTGACGCCGTCACAATTGGTTATTGGTCGTCGCCTGTTGagtaaagaagagaaaactcccTCGGAAGCGCCTCAGACCAGAAGTGAATTGTCAAGACGTGCGAAGTATCTGACAACTGTTCTGTCGCAGTTTTGGAGACGTTGGCAGAAGGAGTACTTGACAGAGTTACGTGTCCATCATAATTGCCAACTGAAAAACAGGCAACCAACTGTCATTGTAGGAGACGTTGCATTCACAAGGACAGGACGCCGAgactattttggaatatgggaGTGGTCAAAGCCCTCATTACAGGACGAGATGGATTTCACCGAGCAGCAGTGGTGA
- the LOC137981861 gene encoding uncharacterized protein, translating into MKLQSNIDKFSNDITFTGKRYQGKLPFKDNHPMLPDNYTVALRRLTTTIKKLKNQAEILKQYDGVIREQLHSGVVEMVPQDQIPPPGDVHYLPHRTVVRLDRDTTKVRVVYDASSKVFWPSLNDCLHIGPSLNPLLFDILLRFRVHEVALTADIEKAFLNIEIDPEHRDFVRFLWVEDPNKESPEVMVLRFARVVFGVNLSPFILNATIRHHLNTCLPVDSALARELLKSLYVDDYVSGNGDVDSAFKLAKKIKLCLKSGGFNMRKWSSNSENLLKLLEQGEAFSDDTEKSNGPRVEEEDESFSKSVFKQSTEKEQKVLGMLWNPTQDELIYDLNKTLGDVDAQAATRRLILSTATRFFDPLGLIAPVILLFKMMFQELCKAGKDWDELVDAELNHQWLATLSDLRQAGRVSFKRCYAKGLNGDKVNSVQLHCFADASEKAYGAVVYMRVEYEARVECRIVSSKTRVAPLAKQIIPRLELLSNLTATRLLNSVSQALDGVKIDDIFNWTDSMISLWWITNTDKEYKQFVENRVAEIRSNSRPEQWRYCPTADNPADIASRGIKSTELKESSLWLHGRDFPSKSSEQWPVQLTVVQAREDLSELKSFKPAVSSLVNTCVEGKEEEASLDNLINLENFSSLTKLLRVTVLVVLFIEKLKRTRSREGKEEDFTKLYRQAEMLWIRHVQQEISKSDKYPQMKSSLGLYRDEEGILRCRGRIGMSSLPYDTRFPILLPRSQYFTKLVILKCHDQVMHNGVAETLVQVRSRYWILKGRQTVKSVINKCVL; encoded by the coding sequence ATGAAACTTCAGTCTAATAttgacaagttttcaaatgacatcaCATTTACTGGAAAGAGATACCAGGGCAAGTTACCATTCAAGGATAATCACCCTATGTTACCAGACAATTATACAGTGGCATTGCGTAGACTGACAACAACAATCAAGAAGCTCAAGAACCAAGCAGAAATTCTGAAGCAGTATGATGGTGTGATTAGAGAGCAACTGCATAGTGGTGTGGTTGAAATGGTACCACAAGATCAAATACCACCGCCTGGAGATGTCCACTATCTTCCACACAGGACGgtagtgagacttgacagagaTACAACTAAGGTGAGAGTTGTATACGATGCCTCATCTAAAGTGTTTTGGCCTAGTTTAAATGACTGTCTGCACATTGGACCTTCTCTTAATCCCTTGTTATTTGACATTTTGCTGAGGTTCAGAGTCCATGAAGTTGCCCTAACTGCAGACATTGAGAAGGCGTTTTTGAACATTGAGATTGATCCTGAACACAGGGACTTTGTGAGATTTTTATGGGTTGAAGATCCGAATAAGGAAAGTCCAGAAGTCATGGTACTACGTTTTGCACGTGTGGTATTTGGTGTAAACTTAAGTCCTTTCATTCTAAATGCCACAATCAGACACCATTTGAACACATGTTTGCCAGTGGACAGTGCACTTGCAAGAGAGCTGTTGAAGTCTTTATATGTTGATGACTATGTGTCTGGAAATGGTGACGTGGATAGTGCGTTCAAATTGGCTAAGAAGATAAAGCTCTGTCTTAAGTCAGGAGGCTTCAATATGAGAAAGTGGAGTAGCAATTCAGAAAATCTGCTGAAATTACTGGAACAAGGTGAAGCTTTCAGTGATGACACCGAAAAGAGCAATGGACCTagagtagaagaagaagacgaaagcTTCTCTAAATCAGTTTTCAAGCAAAGTACAGAAAAGGAGCAAAAGGTTTTGGGAATGCTTTGGAACCCAACCCAAGATGAACTGATTTATGATCTGAACAAGACATTGGGAGATGTAGATGCCCAAGCAGCAACAAGAAGATTGATTCTCAGTACAGCTACAAGGTTTTTTGACCCCTTGGGGTTGATAGCTCCGGTCATTCTTCTATTCAAGATGATGTTTCAGGAACTTTGCAAGGCTGGaaaagactgggacgagttgGTCGATGCTGAACTCAATCACCAGTGGCTGGCGACTCTATCGGATTTGAGACAGGCTGGAAGAGTGAGCTTTAAGAGATGTTATGCTAAGGGATTGAATGGAGACAAGGTCAATTCAGTCCAACTTCACTGTTTTGCTGACGCATCGGAAAAGGCTTATGGAGCTGTGGTCTACATGAGAGTAGAGTATGAGGCGAGGGTGGAATGTCGGATAGTATCTTCGAAGACAAGAGTTGCACCATTAGCTAAACAAATTATCCCTCGTCTGGAGTTGTTGTCCAACTTAACTGCGACCAGATTGTTGAACAGCGTGAGTCAAGCATTAGACGGCGTAAAAATTGACGATATTTTTAACTGGACAGATTCCATGATTTCGCTGTGGTGGATCACAAACACTGATAAGGAGTACAAGCAGTTTGTCGAGAACCGAGTGGCCGAAATTCGAAGTAATTCACGCCCTGAGCAGTGGAGGTACTGTCCCACAGCAGACAATCCAGCTGATATAGCGTCCAGAGGAATCAAGTCTACTGAGTTGAAAGAAAGCAGCCTGTGGTTACATGGACGCGACTTCCCGTCTAAGAGTAGTGAGCAGTGGCCAGTTCAACTGACAGTTGTACAAGCCAGAGAAGATTTAAGCGAACTGAAATCCTTTAAACCAGCTGTTTCCAGCTTAGTCAACACGTGCGTTGAAGGGAAGGAAGAAGAAGCGAGTCTAGATAACTTAATCAATCTTGAGAACTTTAGTTCTTTAACCAAGCTTCTAAGAGTGACTGTGTTGGTTGTGttgtttattgagaaattgAAGAGGACGAGGTCCCGAGAAGGAAAGGAAGAAGATTTTACGAAATTATACAGACAAGCAGAGATGTTGTGGATTAGGCACGTTCAGCAAGAGATCTCAAAAAGCGACAAGTATCCGCAGATGAAGTCATCATTAGGACTTTATCGAGACGAAGAAGGGATACTACGATGTCGAGGAAGAATTGGCATGTCTTCCCTACCATACGATACACGGTTTCCGATACTGTTGCCGAGAAGTCAATATTTCACTAAGTTGGTGATTCTCAAGTGCCATGATCAAGTGATGCACAATGGAGTGGCAGAGACCTTGGTTCAAGTTAGGTCACGGTATTGGATTTTGAAGGGCAGACAAACGGTGAAGAGTGTAATCAACAAGTGTGTACTGTGA
- the LOC137981862 gene encoding uncharacterized protein → MDALLKLPSVNSVHETKRLRELFDKIEINIRGLNALGVESRSFGNLLVPVVMEKIPSELQLVVSHKFGSEESWNLDALLSALKTELEARERCTAMKTSGANANTPRFEQYRARSKQPHSASALYTGSEEFTQQCVFCKKNHKSINCMTITEPKARRTILRRNGKCFVCLKGGHSSTNCQSKAKCFNCEGRHHVTICERIRNIPTSRNVVSDEATPHGSGSSQDRSREAGTSAMHVSNNANSVLLQVAQAFVCRPDNQQLGLNAHVIFDSCSQRSYITSKACEQLNLPTIGKETLLIKTFGDNSAPVKECDVVQLCVRILDEMNVYITSYVVPVICSPVSNQRSRTMLECNPTCRVYNLHVIQVILSVLMC, encoded by the coding sequence ATGGATGCCTTATTGAAACTTCCATCTGtcaattcagtgcatgaaacaaAGAGATTACGTGAATTGTTTGACAAGATTGAAATCAACATTCGAGGTTTGAATGCGTTAGGAGTTGAATCACGGTCCTTTGGGAATTTATTAGTCCCAGTCGTGATGGAAAAAATCCCCTCAGAGTTACAATTGGTTGTAAGCCATAAGTTTGGCAGTGAGGAATCATGGAATCTTGATGCCTTGTTGAGTGCACTGAAAACTGAGTTGGAGGCCAGGGAAAGATGTACTGCAATGAAAACAAGTGGTGCAAATGCCAATACACCCAGGTTTGAACAGTACAGAGCAAGAAGCAAACAGCCACATTCTGCCTCTGCCCTCTATACAGGCAGTGAGGAATTTACTCAACAATGTGTATTTTGCAAGAAGAATCACAAATCCATTAACTGCATGACCATCACTGAACCGAAAGCTAGGAGAACAATACTGAGACGAAATGGCAAGTGTTTTGTGTGCCTGAAGGGTGGCCATAGCTCCACAAATTGTCAGTCAAAGGCAAAATGCTTTAACTGTGAAGGTAGACACCATGTAACCATTTGTGAAAGAATAAGGAACATTCCAACATCCAGGAATGTAGTTAGTGACGAGGCCACACCACATGGATCTGGATCATCTCAAGATAGGAGCAGAGAAGCTGGAACTTCAGCTATGCACGTTAGCAACAATGCCAACTCTGTGTTGTTGCAGGTAGCCCAAGCCTTTGTTTGCAGACCAGATAACCAACAACTTGGATTGAATGCCCATGTGATATTTGATTCCTGTAGCCAGAGATCATACATAACCAGTAAGGCATGTGAACAATTAAACCTACCAACCATTGGTAAGGAGACACTTTTGATCAAAACATTTGGAGATAACTCAGCCCCTGTGAAAGAATGTGATGTTGTGCAATTGTGTGTCAGAATATTGGATGAAATGAATGTGTATATCACCTCATATGTTGTACCAGTAATTTGCAGCCCAGTGTCCAATCAACGGTCTCGAACCATGTTGGAATGCAACCCTACTTGCAGGGTCTACAACTTGCATGTGATACAAGTGATTCTGTCAGTGTTGATGTGCTGA
- the LOC137983761 gene encoding probable ATP-dependent RNA helicase ddx6, translating to MATTKTEAVPSALRCAGTEGPDHDSWKASLKAPTKDRRIQTSDVTATKGNEFEDYHLKRELLMGIFEKGYEKPSPIQEESIPVALAGKHILARAKNGTGKTAAYLIPLLEKCDAKKSHLQALVLVPTRELALQTSQICKELGKHLGVQVMVTTGGTSLKDDIMRLYNDVHIIVATPGRILDLMKKGVAKVDSCQILVMDEADKLLSMDFKGTLEDIINFFPPSRQILLYSATFPISVKEFKDKHLEKAYEINLMDELTLKGITQYYVYLQEKQKVHCLNTLFSKLQVNQAIIFCNSVQRVELLAKKITELGYSCYYIHARMEQSYRNKVFHDFRQGETRTLVSSDLFTRGIDIQSVNVVINFDFPKNSETYLHRIGRSGRFGHLGLAINLITPENKFDLFRIEHELKTDVKPIPAVVDKKLYVAEFQQQQEED from the exons ATGGCAACTACGAAAACTGAAGCAGTGCCATCCGCTCTGCGTTGTGCGGGAAC GGAAGGACCTGATCATGATTCATGGAAAGCCAGTTTAAAAGCTCCCACGAAGGATAGACGTATACAAACTTCT GATGTTACAGCAACTAAAGGAAATGAATTCGAAGACTATCATCTTAAAAGGGAGTTGCTTATGGGAATATTCGAGAAAGGATATGAGAAGCCTTCTCCTATACAAGAGGAGAGCATTCCTGTGGCATTGGCTGGGAAGCACATTCTTGCCAGAGCAAAAAATGGTACTGGCAAAACAGCTGCATATCTGATACCTCTCCTAGAAAAATGTGATGCCAAAAAGTCACACCTTCAAG CTCTTGTCCTTGTACCTACACGTGAGCTGGCTCTTCAGACATCACAAATTTGCAAGGAACTTGGGAAACACTTGGGAGTGCAAGTTATGGTAACCACAGGAGGAACAAGTCTCAAGGATGATATCATGAGACTTTACAATGATG TTCACATCATCGTTGCCACACCTGGCCGCATACTAGATTTGATGAAAAAAGGGGTTGCTAAAGTGGACAGCTGTCAAATTCTTGTCATGGACGAG gCTGATAAGCTGTTGTCCATGGACTTTAAAGGCACGTTGGAGGACATAATCAACTTCTTCCCTCCCAGCCGACAGATACTTCTTTACTCTGCTACTTTTCCAATCTCTGTGAAAGAATTTAAG GACAAACATTTGGAGAAAGCCTATGAAATTAATCTCATGGACGAGCTGACATTAAAGGGAATTACCCAG TATTATGTCTACCTTCAGGAGAAACAGAAAGTACATTGCCTAAACACATTGTTCTCCAAG CTTCAAGTGAACCAGGCGATAATTTTTTGCAACTCAGTCCAACGTGTGGAATTGTTGGCTAAGAAAATTACAGAGCTTGGTTATTCATGCTACTATATTCATGCTCGAATGGAACAGAGTTACCGAAACAAGGTGTTCCATGACTTCAGACAAGGAGAGACAAGAACTCTTGTGTCATCAG ATTTATTCACACGCGGAATCGACATTCAGTCTGTAAACGTTGTTATCAACTTTGACTTTCCAAAGAATTCAGAGACGTATCTGCATAGAATTGGTCGCTCAGGCCGCTTTGGACACCTTGGTCTGGCAATAAATCTTATCACACcagaaaataaatttgatttgTTCAGGATTGAGCATGAACTGAAGACAGACGTTAAACCAATCCCAGCAGTCGTGGACAAAAAACTTTATGTTGCTGAGTTTCAGCAGCAACAAGAGGAAGACTAG